A portion of the Pseudoxanthomonas sp. JBR18 genome contains these proteins:
- the lpxA gene encoding acyl-ACP--UDP-N-acetylglucosamine O-acyltransferase, with amino-acid sequence MSDTLIHPSAVVDPGAKLGAGVQVGAFSLIGAEVEIGDGTIVGPHCTVTGPTRIGRENHFVGHVAVGGPPQDKKFKGERTELVIGDRNVVREFVTLNRGTATGTSVTRIGDDNWLLAYTHVAHDCDVGSHCVFSNNTTLAGHVTIGDWVIMSGFSGAHQFCRIGAHAFIGMGALVGGDVTPFTMVAADEHGRPRGINSEGLKRRGFEPERISAIKRAYRTLYVAGLPLADAQAQLAEQARDSADVQAMLDFITSGERRLLR; translated from the coding sequence ATGTCCGACACGCTGATCCATCCCTCCGCCGTGGTCGATCCCGGCGCGAAGCTGGGCGCCGGCGTGCAGGTCGGCGCCTTCAGCCTGATCGGTGCCGAGGTGGAAATCGGCGATGGCACCATCGTCGGCCCGCACTGCACCGTCACCGGCCCCACCCGGATTGGCCGCGAGAACCATTTCGTCGGCCATGTCGCCGTCGGCGGCCCGCCGCAGGACAAGAAGTTCAAGGGCGAGCGGACCGAACTGGTGATCGGCGACCGCAACGTGGTGCGCGAGTTCGTCACCCTCAACCGTGGCACGGCCACCGGCACCAGCGTGACCCGCATCGGCGACGACAACTGGCTGCTGGCCTACACCCACGTGGCCCACGACTGCGATGTCGGCAGCCATTGCGTGTTCTCCAACAACACCACCCTGGCCGGACACGTGACCATCGGCGACTGGGTGATCATGAGCGGCTTCTCCGGCGCCCATCAGTTCTGCCGCATCGGCGCGCATGCCTTCATCGGCATGGGCGCGCTGGTGGGCGGCGACGTCACGCCGTTCACCATGGTGGCCGCCGACGAACACGGCCGTCCGCGCGGCATCAACAGCGAGGGACTCAAGCGCCGTGGCTTCGAGCCCGAGCGCATTTCGGCGATCAAGCGCGCCTACCGCACCCTGTATGTCGCCGGCCTGCCGCTGGCCGATGCCCAGGCGCAGCTGGCCGAACAGGCCAGGGACAGTGCCGATGTCCAGGCCATGCTCGACTTCATCACCAGCGGCGAGCGTCGCCTGCTGCGTTGA
- the cyoD gene encoding cytochrome o ubiquinol oxidase subunit IV: MHEAGASHGSVKSYLVGFGWAVLLTVIPFALVMTGFFPPGVTALLVAVLAAVQIVVHLVFFLHMDRSAAQRWNVVVFVLTVLVIGIVIVGSLWVLHNMNANMMM; this comes from the coding sequence ATGCACGAAGCCGGTGCAAGCCACGGCAGCGTCAAGTCCTACCTGGTTGGCTTCGGCTGGGCGGTGCTGTTGACGGTGATCCCGTTCGCGCTGGTGATGACCGGCTTCTTCCCGCCGGGCGTGACCGCCTTGCTGGTGGCGGTCCTGGCCGCGGTGCAGATCGTGGTTCACCTGGTGTTCTTCCTGCACATGGACCGCTCGGCGGCGCAGCGCTGGAACGTGGTGGTCTTCGTCCTCACCGTCCTGGTGATCGGCATCGTGATCGTCGGCTCCCTGTGGGTGCTGCACAACATGAACGCCAACATGATGATGTAA
- a CDS encoding tetratricopeptide repeat protein, with protein MSPFFIVSLLLQIACCIHVARSGRPMYWMLLLMVGSYLAVLVYVFVAVLPDLRHDPSGQRAMRKVRAQLDPGRAARAANRDLQVADTPENRRRLAEESLRTGDFARAEEAYRGALRGLYKEDPDLLLGLARAQHALGRAQEARDTLQTLRTANPDFRNHEADLLEARVLAETGAMDAALERFETVSQAYPGEEARVRYGQLLRQAGDQAGAAAQFRESLERSRHAPAYYRREQKSWLDLARRELAAVQD; from the coding sequence ATGAGTCCCTTCTTCATTGTCTCCCTGCTCCTGCAGATCGCCTGCTGTATCCACGTGGCACGCAGCGGCCGGCCGATGTACTGGATGCTGCTGCTGATGGTGGGGTCGTATCTGGCGGTGCTGGTCTACGTCTTCGTCGCGGTGCTGCCGGACCTGCGCCACGATCCTTCAGGCCAACGCGCCATGCGCAAGGTCCGCGCCCAGCTCGACCCGGGCCGCGCCGCGCGCGCGGCCAATCGCGACCTGCAGGTGGCCGACACGCCTGAGAACCGCCGCCGGCTGGCCGAGGAAAGCTTGCGCACCGGGGACTTCGCCCGCGCCGAGGAGGCCTATCGCGGTGCGCTCAGGGGGCTTTACAAGGAGGATCCCGACCTGCTGCTGGGCCTGGCCCGCGCGCAGCATGCGCTGGGCCGGGCACAGGAGGCACGCGACACGCTGCAGACCCTGCGCACGGCCAATCCGGACTTCCGCAACCACGAGGCCGACCTGCTCGAGGCCCGCGTACTGGCCGAGACCGGTGCGATGGATGCGGCGCTGGAACGCTTCGAGACCGTCTCGCAGGCCTACCCGGGCGAAGAGGCCCGCGTCCGCTACGGACAGCTGCTGCGCCAGGCCGGCGACCAGGCCGGTGCCGCCGCGCAGTTCCGCGAGAGCCTGGAGCGCTCGCGGCACGCCCCGGCCTACTACCGGCGCGAACAGAAATCCTGGCTGGACCTGGCCCGGCGCGAACTGGCCGCCGTGCAGGACTGA
- the fabZ gene encoding 3-hydroxyacyl-ACP dehydratase FabZ: MTTNLELPLTIETIQRLLPHRYPFLLVDRVTELEPDKRIKAYKNVSFNEPFFMGHFPERSVMPGVLIIEALAQAGGLITQISNGEAAACKLFYLVKVESAKFSAPVVPGDRLELEVSIKRKIRNMAVYEGIARVDGKQVACAEILCAEVDKSKEQ; the protein is encoded by the coding sequence ATGACCACCAACCTGGAACTCCCGCTCACCATCGAGACCATCCAGCGCCTGCTGCCGCATCGCTATCCGTTCCTGCTGGTGGATCGCGTCACCGAGCTGGAGCCGGACAAGCGCATCAAGGCCTACAAGAACGTGAGCTTCAACGAGCCGTTCTTCATGGGCCATTTCCCCGAGCGCTCGGTGATGCCCGGCGTGCTGATCATCGAGGCGCTGGCCCAGGCCGGTGGGTTGATCACGCAGATCTCCAATGGCGAAGCCGCGGCGTGCAAGCTGTTCTATCTGGTCAAGGTGGAAAGCGCCAAGTTCAGCGCGCCGGTGGTCCCGGGCGATCGCTTGGAACTGGAAGTCTCGATCAAGCGCAAGATCCGCAACATGGCCGTGTACGAAGGCATCGCGCGCGTGGACGGCAAGCAGGTGGCCTGTGCCGAGATCCTGTGCGCCGAAGTCGACAAGTCCAAGGAGCAATAA
- the dnaE gene encoding DNA polymerase III subunit alpha, translating into MSSRFVHLHLHTEFSLADSTIRVPEKPDQGLPANAKRPNLVSRAVELQAPALAVTDRNNLFALVKFYNACEKAGMKAIAGADVSVIEEDGTPWTMTLLCRDHGGYLTLSRLLTRAWLEGHRTEGVAIDPAWLRADTSGLFGIIGRNSQAGRLAASGRHDLAEQHIADWQRAFDEGLHLELTRTQRAGEEAFNAFALHAAAARGLPVIASNDVRFLEPEGFDAHEARVCIAAGRVLDDPKRPRDYSREQYLKSAEQMSELFADVPDAIDNTWALAQRCNIELKLGTYFLPAYPVPDEETLDSWIRSEARRGLDARLEKNPLAAGKTRQDYVDRLEFELDTIIKMGFPGYFLIVADFIQWGKNQGIPIGPGRGSGAGSLVAWALQITDLDPLPYNLLFERFLNPERVSMPDFDIDFCMDRRDEVIDYVARKYGRDRVSQIITYGTMAAKAVVRDTGRVLGFPYGFVDGVAKLIPNILGITLKDAMGEGKDSEMASAELIQRYASEDDVRDLIDLARQLEDLTRNAGKHAGGVVIAPSPLSDFSPLFAEHDEGTLGKNPVTQFDKNDVEAVGLVKFDFLGLRTLTIIDWAVKAINARHARAGIDPVDIAAIPLDDAATYKDIFAAANTGAVFQFESSGMRRMLKDAKPDRFEDLIALVSLYRPGPMDLIPDFIARKHGQQEFDYPDPRTEDMLADTYGIMVYQEQVMQMAQIVGGYSLGGADLLRRAMGKKVPAEMAKHREIFRAGAAKGNVDQAKADEIFDLMEKFAGYGFNKSHAAAYALVSYQTAWLKRHYPAEFMAATLSSDMDNTDKVVGFLGEARGLSLEVLPPEVNHSDFMFVATGANTIRYGLGAIKGVGQGACEAIVAERQRGGAYRDLFDFCKRTEAARLNRRTLEAMINAGALDELGKNRASLLLQVPEVTKAIDQLAKNRNAGIVDMFGASAGGDDIQIELAECDEAPLAQKLAAERDTLGFYLSGHPMDPYRDDLRALVGNDLGSLDTIWASSQSGGGGGGERKWRPGVTAVLAGKVVAVRQKGDSQSFVTLEDGRGRVECSAFSDAMAEFGQLLTRDRILVVKGELREDEFNGGYSLRLRQVWDYAQLVQATQKLSVRLDLRVPGTLERIEALLDRHRPGRTSLRLDLLLPGGVAGMVEINGSQSVLVDADLLGTLRDLPGVRTVKMAVGHRPWAH; encoded by the coding sequence ATGTCTTCCCGTTTCGTCCACCTCCACCTGCACACCGAATTCTCGCTGGCGGATTCGACCATCCGTGTCCCGGAGAAGCCCGACCAGGGCCTGCCGGCCAACGCCAAGCGCCCCAACCTGGTGAGCCGGGCGGTGGAGCTGCAGGCGCCGGCGCTGGCGGTCACCGACCGCAACAACCTGTTCGCGCTGGTGAAGTTCTACAACGCCTGCGAAAAGGCCGGCATGAAGGCCATCGCCGGCGCCGACGTCAGCGTGATCGAGGAAGACGGCACCCCGTGGACGATGACCCTGCTGTGCCGCGACCACGGCGGCTACCTCACCCTCTCGCGCCTGCTCACTCGCGCCTGGCTGGAAGGCCATCGCACCGAGGGCGTGGCGATCGACCCGGCCTGGCTGCGCGCCGACACCTCCGGGCTGTTCGGCATCATCGGTCGCAACAGCCAGGCCGGGCGTCTGGCCGCCAGCGGTCGCCATGACCTGGCCGAGCAGCACATCGCCGACTGGCAGCGCGCCTTCGACGAAGGGCTGCACCTGGAGCTGACCCGCACCCAGCGCGCGGGCGAGGAGGCCTTCAACGCCTTCGCCCTGCATGCGGCCGCCGCCCGTGGCCTGCCGGTGATCGCCAGCAACGACGTGCGCTTCCTGGAACCAGAGGGGTTCGACGCCCACGAGGCGCGCGTGTGCATCGCCGCCGGTCGGGTGCTGGACGATCCCAAGCGGCCACGCGACTATAGCCGCGAGCAGTACCTCAAGTCCGCCGAGCAGATGTCCGAGCTGTTCGCCGATGTGCCCGACGCGATCGACAACACCTGGGCGCTGGCCCAGCGCTGCAACATCGAGCTCAAGCTCGGCACCTACTTCCTGCCCGCCTATCCGGTGCCGGACGAGGAGACCCTGGACAGCTGGATCCGCAGCGAAGCGCGCCGCGGCCTGGACGCGCGCCTGGAGAAGAATCCGCTGGCCGCCGGCAAGACCCGGCAGGACTACGTGGACCGCCTGGAATTCGAGCTGGACACCATCATCAAGATGGGCTTTCCGGGCTACTTCCTGATCGTGGCCGACTTCATCCAGTGGGGAAAGAACCAGGGCATCCCGATCGGCCCGGGGCGAGGCTCTGGCGCCGGTTCGCTGGTGGCCTGGGCGCTGCAGATCACCGATCTGGACCCGCTGCCGTACAACCTGCTGTTCGAGCGATTCCTCAATCCCGAACGCGTGTCGATGCCCGACTTCGACATCGACTTCTGCATGGACCGGCGCGACGAAGTCATCGACTACGTCGCGCGCAAGTACGGCCGCGACCGCGTCAGCCAGATCATCACCTACGGCACCATGGCCGCCAAGGCGGTGGTGCGCGATACCGGGCGCGTGCTCGGCTTTCCGTACGGCTTCGTCGATGGCGTGGCCAAGCTGATCCCCAACATCCTGGGGATCACGCTCAAGGACGCGATGGGCGAAGGCAAGGATTCGGAGATGGCCTCGGCCGAACTGATCCAGCGCTACGCCAGCGAAGACGACGTGCGCGACCTGATCGACCTCGCGCGCCAGCTGGAAGACCTCACCCGCAACGCCGGCAAGCATGCTGGCGGCGTGGTGATCGCGCCCTCGCCGCTGAGCGACTTCAGCCCGCTGTTCGCCGAACACGACGAGGGCACGCTGGGCAAGAACCCGGTCACCCAGTTCGACAAGAACGACGTGGAAGCCGTGGGCCTGGTGAAGTTCGACTTCCTGGGCCTGCGCACGCTGACCATCATCGACTGGGCGGTGAAGGCCATCAACGCGCGTCACGCGCGTGCCGGCATCGATCCGGTGGACATCGCGGCCATTCCGCTCGATGACGCGGCCACTTACAAGGACATCTTCGCGGCCGCCAACACCGGCGCGGTGTTCCAGTTCGAATCCTCGGGCATGCGGCGCATGCTCAAGGACGCCAAGCCCGACCGCTTCGAGGATCTGATCGCGCTGGTGTCGCTGTACCGCCCCGGCCCGATGGACCTGATCCCCGACTTCATCGCGCGCAAGCACGGCCAGCAGGAGTTCGATTACCCGGACCCGCGCACCGAGGACATGCTGGCCGACACCTACGGGATCATGGTGTATCAGGAGCAGGTCATGCAGATGGCCCAGATCGTCGGCGGCTACTCGCTGGGCGGCGCGGACCTGCTACGCCGCGCGATGGGCAAGAAGGTGCCTGCCGAGATGGCCAAGCACCGCGAGATCTTCCGCGCCGGTGCGGCCAAGGGCAACGTCGACCAGGCCAAGGCCGACGAGATCTTCGACCTGATGGAGAAGTTCGCCGGCTACGGCTTCAACAAGTCGCACGCCGCCGCCTACGCCCTGGTCAGCTACCAGACCGCCTGGCTCAAGCGCCATTACCCGGCCGAGTTCATGGCCGCCACCCTGTCCTCGGACATGGACAACACCGACAAGGTGGTGGGGTTCCTGGGCGAGGCGCGCGGCCTGTCGCTGGAGGTGCTGCCGCCGGAGGTGAACCACTCGGACTTCATGTTCGTGGCCACCGGGGCGAACACCATCCGCTATGGTCTGGGCGCGATCAAGGGCGTGGGCCAGGGTGCGTGCGAAGCCATCGTGGCCGAGCGCCAGCGCGGCGGTGCATATCGCGACCTGTTCGACTTCTGCAAGCGCACCGAGGCCGCGCGCCTCAATCGCCGCACCCTGGAGGCGATGATCAACGCCGGCGCGCTGGACGAGCTGGGCAAGAACCGCGCCTCCCTGCTGCTGCAGGTGCCCGAGGTGACGAAGGCCATCGACCAGCTGGCCAAGAACCGCAACGCCGGCATCGTGGACATGTTCGGCGCCAGTGCCGGCGGCGACGACATCCAGATCGAACTGGCCGAATGCGACGAGGCGCCGCTGGCGCAGAAGCTCGCCGCCGAACGCGACACCCTGGGCTTCTACCTCTCCGGCCATCCGATGGATCCGTATCGCGATGACCTGCGCGCCCTGGTCGGCAACGACCTGGGCAGCCTGGACACCATCTGGGCGTCCAGCCAGTCCGGCGGCGGTGGCGGCGGTGAACGCAAATGGCGACCGGGGGTGACCGCGGTCCTGGCCGGCAAGGTCGTCGCGGTGCGCCAGAAGGGCGACAGCCAGAGCTTTGTCACCCTCGAAGACGGACGTGGCCGGGTCGAGTGCAGCGCCTTCTCCGATGCGATGGCCGAGTTCGGCCAGCTGCTGACCCGCGACCGCATCCTGGTGGTCAAGGGCGAGCTGCGCGAGGACGAGTTCAACGGCGGCTACAGCCTGCGCCTGCGCCAGGTATGGGACTACGCCCAGCTGGTCCAGGCCACGCAGAAGCTGTCGGTCCGCCTGGACCTGCGCGTGCCCGGCACGCTGGAGCGCATCGAGGCCCTGCTCGACCGGCATCGCCCGGGACGCACCTCGCTGCGCCTGGACCTGCTGCTGCCCGGCGGCGTGGCCGGCATGGTGGAGATCAACGGCAGCCAGTCGGTGCTGGTCGATGCCGACCTGCTGGGCACGCTGCGCGACCTGCCCGGCGTACGCACGGTCAAGATGGCCGTCGGCCACCGCCCCTGGGCCCATTGA
- a CDS encoding acetyl-CoA carboxylase carboxyltransferase subunit alpha translates to MNPNYLDFEQPIADLEAKIQELRSASAGPAVNVDAEVRALQDKLRVRTAQIFRDLTSWQVSQLSRHPARPYALDYIKVFCDEFQELAGDRAFADDKAIVGGLARIGGRPVMLIGHQKGRATKEKILRNFGMPKPEGYRKALRLMKMAERFGLPVLTLIDTAGAWPGIDAEERGQSEAIARNLIEMAELKVPIICTVIGEGGSGGALAIGVGDRTLMLEYSTYSVITPEGCASILWKDAGKAKDAAEQLGLTAKRLRELGLVDKVVREPTGGAHRNPRAMATRLKAVLLGELDALADVPVDTLLQRRYERLRSYGAYEAA, encoded by the coding sequence ATGAATCCCAACTACCTCGATTTCGAACAGCCCATCGCCGACCTGGAAGCCAAGATCCAGGAGCTGCGCAGCGCAAGCGCCGGCCCGGCGGTCAATGTCGATGCCGAAGTGCGCGCCCTGCAGGACAAGCTGCGCGTGCGCACGGCCCAGATCTTCCGTGACCTGACCTCATGGCAGGTCTCCCAGCTCTCGCGCCATCCGGCCCGTCCCTACGCCCTGGACTACATCAAGGTGTTCTGCGACGAGTTCCAGGAGCTGGCCGGCGACCGCGCCTTTGCCGACGACAAGGCCATCGTCGGCGGCCTGGCCCGCATCGGCGGTCGCCCGGTCATGCTCATTGGCCACCAGAAGGGCCGCGCAACCAAGGAAAAGATCCTGCGCAACTTCGGCATGCCCAAGCCGGAGGGCTACCGCAAGGCGCTGCGCCTGATGAAGATGGCCGAGCGCTTCGGCCTGCCGGTGCTGACCCTGATCGACACCGCCGGCGCCTGGCCGGGCATCGACGCCGAGGAGCGTGGCCAGTCCGAGGCCATCGCCCGCAACCTGATCGAGATGGCCGAGCTGAAAGTCCCGATCATCTGCACCGTGATCGGCGAAGGCGGCTCGGGCGGCGCGCTGGCGATCGGGGTGGGCGACCGCACCCTCATGCTGGAATACAGCACCTACTCGGTCATCACCCCCGAAGGCTGCGCCTCGATCCTGTGGAAGGACGCCGGCAAGGCCAAGGATGCCGCAGAACAGCTGGGCCTGACCGCCAAGCGCCTGCGGGAGCTGGGCCTGGTGGACAAGGTCGTGCGCGAGCCGACCGGGGGCGCCCATCGCAACCCGCGGGCCATGGCCACGCGCCTGAAGGCGGTGCTGCTGGGCGAGCTGGACGCCCTGGCCGATGTGCCGGTCGACACCTTGCTGCAGCGCCGTTACGAGCGCCTGCGCAGTTACGGCGCCTACGAGGCCGCCTGA
- a CDS encoding peptidase M61 — translation MKNPVSPIALAVLCALATPAVAQQSSTPPPQDVPYPGTVHLDVDATDLQHRIFKVRETMPVTAGELTLLYPEWIPGNHRASGQINKIAGIKFTANGKPLDWKRDQYDVYAFKVQIPEGVSELQVEFDYLSPLAPNQGRVVMTPNMLNLQWNLTTLYPAGYYSRQIPIQASVKLPAGWSYATAAETASRSGDTVEFKTLKWNVLQDSPLYAGKYYKQFDLSVGDTPVKLNVFADQAKSLEATPEQIAKHKALVEQMYKLYGAHHYDHYDFLLALTNQLGGIGLEHHRSSENSGSPDYFTKWDEQWAGRDLLPHEFNHSWDGKFRRGADLATPNFNVPMGDSLLWVYEGQTQFYGYVMAARSGLWSKDQTMAALANVAATYAKGRPGLQWRALQDTTNDPSINKRQPQSYRNYQLSEDYYSGGQMVWLEADAKIRELSGGKKSIDDFAKAFFGMDNGSYVVKPYVFQDVVDTLNGVVAYDWTTFLRDRLDGKKPLTGGIEASGWKLVFNDKPSVAIKASEGRGKYVNLTYSLGMAVGNDGDVGDVLWDSPAFQAGIAPEMTIVAVNGQSFSPDVIKDAVTAAKTDKAAIELLVKNLDQYTTYKLDYHGGLQYPSLERLPGTKDTLSQLLQAK, via the coding sequence ATGAAGAATCCCGTGTCGCCGATCGCGCTGGCCGTGCTGTGCGCGCTGGCTACGCCCGCCGTGGCGCAGCAGTCCTCCACGCCGCCGCCGCAGGACGTGCCGTATCCGGGCACGGTGCATCTGGACGTGGATGCCACCGACCTGCAGCACCGCATCTTCAAGGTGCGCGAGACCATGCCGGTCACCGCGGGCGAGCTGACCCTGCTGTATCCGGAATGGATCCCCGGCAATCATCGCGCCAGCGGCCAGATCAACAAGATCGCCGGGATCAAGTTCACCGCCAACGGCAAGCCCCTGGATTGGAAGCGCGATCAGTACGACGTCTATGCCTTCAAGGTGCAGATCCCGGAGGGCGTGAGCGAGCTACAGGTGGAGTTCGACTATCTCTCGCCGCTGGCGCCCAACCAGGGCCGTGTGGTGATGACGCCCAACATGCTCAACCTGCAGTGGAACCTGACCACGCTGTATCCGGCCGGCTACTACAGCCGCCAGATCCCGATCCAGGCCAGCGTCAAGCTGCCGGCCGGCTGGTCCTACGCGACGGCCGCCGAGACCGCGAGCCGCTCCGGCGACACGGTCGAGTTCAAGACGCTGAAGTGGAACGTGCTGCAGGACTCGCCGCTGTACGCCGGCAAGTACTACAAGCAGTTCGACCTGAGCGTGGGCGACACCCCGGTCAAACTCAACGTGTTCGCCGACCAGGCCAAGTCGCTGGAGGCCACGCCCGAGCAGATCGCCAAGCACAAGGCGCTGGTGGAGCAGATGTACAAGCTCTACGGCGCGCACCACTACGATCACTACGACTTCCTGCTGGCGCTGACCAACCAGCTTGGTGGCATCGGCCTGGAACACCATCGCTCCAGCGAGAACAGTGGCAGTCCGGACTACTTCACCAAGTGGGACGAGCAGTGGGCCGGCCGCGACCTGCTGCCACACGAGTTCAACCACTCCTGGGACGGCAAGTTCCGTCGCGGCGCCGACCTGGCCACGCCGAACTTCAACGTACCCATGGGCGACAGTCTGCTGTGGGTCTATGAGGGCCAGACCCAGTTCTACGGCTACGTGATGGCCGCTCGCTCGGGCCTGTGGAGCAAGGACCAGACCATGGCCGCGCTGGCCAACGTGGCCGCTACCTATGCCAAGGGTCGCCCGGGACTGCAGTGGCGTGCGCTGCAGGACACCACCAACGACCCGAGCATCAACAAGCGCCAGCCGCAGTCCTACCGCAACTACCAGTTGAGCGAGGACTACTACTCCGGCGGGCAGATGGTGTGGCTGGAGGCCGACGCCAAGATCCGCGAACTGAGCGGCGGCAAGAAGTCCATCGATGATTTCGCCAAGGCGTTCTTCGGGATGGACAACGGCAGCTACGTGGTCAAGCCGTATGTGTTCCAGGATGTGGTGGACACCCTCAACGGCGTGGTCGCATACGACTGGACGACCTTCCTGCGCGATCGCCTGGATGGCAAGAAGCCGCTGACCGGCGGCATCGAGGCCAGCGGTTGGAAGCTGGTGTTCAACGACAAGCCCAGCGTGGCGATCAAGGCCAGCGAGGGCCGTGGCAAGTACGTCAACCTGACCTACTCGCTGGGCATGGCGGTGGGCAACGACGGCGACGTGGGCGACGTGTTGTGGGACAGCCCGGCTTTCCAGGCCGGCATCGCGCCGGAGATGACCATCGTGGCGGTCAACGGCCAGAGTTTTTCGCCGGATGTGATCAAGGACGCGGTGACGGCGGCCAAGACCGACAAGGCGGCGATCGAACTGCTGGTCAAGAATCTCGACCAGTACACCACCTACAAGCTCGATTACCACGGTGGCCTGCAGTATCCCTCGCTCGAGCGCCTGCCCGGGACCAAGGACACCCTGAGCCAGTTGCTCCAGGCCAAGTAA
- a CDS encoding ribonuclease HII produces MNRVLPSADIQLLVAGVDEAGRGPLAGPLTVAAVVFDPTRPRINGLDDSKQLNAAKRELLYGRIVERALAWHVEVLEVADIDRLNIFQATMLGMRRAVHAVAHVAGVAHIDGNKVPPGLPCPGHALIGGDGRDRAIMAASILAKVTRDRMMAALHDQHPAYDFATHKGYGTPAHLAALRSHGPCIQHRHSFAPVREAAAARAGLGQVSLF; encoded by the coding sequence ATGAATCGCGTGCTGCCCAGCGCCGATATCCAGCTCCTGGTCGCCGGTGTCGACGAAGCCGGCCGCGGGCCGCTGGCCGGGCCGCTGACCGTGGCGGCGGTGGTGTTCGACCCGACGCGCCCGCGCATCAACGGGCTGGACGACTCCAAGCAGCTCAACGCCGCCAAGCGCGAACTGCTCTACGGGCGCATCGTCGAACGTGCCTTGGCCTGGCACGTGGAGGTGCTGGAAGTGGCCGACATCGACCGCCTCAACATCTTTCAGGCCACCATGCTGGGTATGCGCCGGGCAGTGCACGCCGTGGCGCACGTGGCCGGCGTGGCCCACATCGACGGCAACAAGGTGCCGCCCGGGCTGCCCTGCCCCGGCCACGCGCTGATCGGCGGGGACGGCCGTGACCGCGCCATCATGGCCGCATCGATCCTGGCCAAGGTCACCCGCGACCGGATGATGGCCGCGCTGCACGACCAGCACCCCGCCTACGACTTCGCCACCCACAAGGGCTATGGCACGCCGGCGCACCTGGCCGCGCTGCGCAGCCACGGGCCCTGCATCCAGCACCGGCACAGCTTCGCGCCGGTACGTGAGGCCGCCGCCGCACGTGCGGGGCTCGGACAGGTGTCACTGTTCTGA
- the lpxB gene encoding lipid-A-disaccharide synthase: protein MAETISASRPLPELRTGAAPARPLRIALVAGEASGDALGAGLVSELRRRHPDAHFAGIGGPAMRAAGLDAWFDASELAVMGLAEVLRHLPRLLKLRRSLRQRLLDWQPDVFVGIDAPDFNLGVERWLKQRGVRTVHYVSPSVWAWREQRAAKIGASADRVLCLFPMEPAIYARHGVDARFVGHPMADALPLQPDREAARAALGLDRRPVLAVLPGSRMGEVGRLAAPFIEAARRVAEQVPDLQVVIPAANAACRAALEPLLASTSFPSPPPRLLDGQAREAMVASDVVLLASGTATLEAMLAKRPMVVGYKVAPLSAWLARKLKLLKVTRFALPNILANEDLAPELMQEDCTPERLAEAVLAWFKHPDAMATLQTRYVDLHAQLRQDASARAADAVLSLINAPLGPAA, encoded by the coding sequence ATGGCTGAGACCATCAGCGCCTCGCGGCCCTTGCCCGAGCTGAGGACGGGGGCCGCGCCGGCCCGCCCCCTGCGCATTGCACTAGTAGCAGGCGAGGCCTCCGGCGACGCATTGGGCGCAGGCCTGGTCTCCGAGCTGCGCCGCCGTCATCCCGACGCACACTTCGCCGGCATCGGTGGACCGGCGATGCGCGCGGCCGGGCTGGATGCGTGGTTCGATGCCAGTGAACTGGCGGTGATGGGCCTGGCCGAAGTGCTGCGCCACCTGCCGCGCCTGCTGAAGCTGCGCCGGTCGCTGCGCCAGCGGCTGCTGGACTGGCAGCCGGATGTCTTTGTCGGCATCGATGCGCCGGACTTCAACCTGGGAGTCGAGCGGTGGCTCAAGCAGCGCGGCGTACGCACCGTGCACTACGTCAGCCCCTCGGTGTGGGCCTGGCGCGAGCAACGCGCGGCCAAGATCGGCGCCAGCGCCGATCGGGTGCTGTGCCTGTTCCCGATGGAGCCGGCCATCTACGCGCGCCACGGGGTGGACGCGCGGTTCGTCGGCCATCCGATGGCCGACGCCCTCCCCCTGCAGCCCGACCGTGAGGCCGCCCGCGCCGCGCTGGGCCTGGACCGGCGACCGGTGCTCGCGGTGCTGCCTGGCAGCCGCATGGGCGAAGTCGGCCGCCTGGCCGCCCCCTTCATTGAAGCCGCGCGTCGTGTCGCCGAGCAGGTACCCGACCTGCAGGTGGTCATCCCCGCTGCCAATGCCGCCTGCCGCGCCGCCCTGGAGCCGCTGCTGGCGTCCACGTCCTTCCCCTCACCGCCTCCGCGGCTGCTCGATGGGCAGGCCCGCGAGGCGATGGTGGCCAGCGACGTGGTGCTGCTCGCCTCCGGCACCGCCACTCTTGAGGCGATGCTGGCCAAGCGGCCGATGGTGGTCGGCTACAAGGTCGCCCCGCTGTCGGCGTGGCTCGCACGCAAGCTGAAATTGCTCAAGGTCACGCGCTTTGCCCTGCCCAACATCCTGGCCAACGAGGATCTGGCGCCGGAACTGATGCAGGAAGACTGCACGCCCGAGCGCCTGGCCGAGGCGGTGCTGGCCTGGTTCAAGCACCCCGACGCGATGGCGACACTGCAGACGCGCTATGTCGACCTGCACGCACAGCTACGCCAGGACGCGTCCGCGCGCGCCGCCGATGCGGTGCTGTCGTTGATCAATGCGCCGCTGGGCCCCGCCGCATGA